The genomic window TCCCCTCGGTGCCGACCAGCTCGAGCTGGCTGCTGGCGTGGGCGTCGAAGCTGGCCGTACACGAGGCCGTCGCGCCCGACTCGAACTCGAGCTGGAAGGCGACGTGTTCGTCGACCGCGTCGAAGGGCGCGCCGCTCGAGTGGGTGGTGGCGTAGACGCCCGTGGGATCGGCCTCGAGGACGAACCGGATCGTGTTGAGCGGATAGACGCCCAGATCGACCAGTGCGCCGCCGCCCGCGAGGTCTGGATCGAGGCGCCACGTGTCGGGACCGGCGTCCTCGAGCAGCGGGTGCGAGAAGCCCCCGTGAACTTGAACAATGTCGCCGATGACGCCGCTGCGGACGAGTTCCCGCGCCCGTCGAACCGTCGGTTCGGTCTGCAGCCGATAGGCCGTCATCAGCGTCACGTCGGCCGCCTCGCAGGCGTCGACGATGCCGAGAGCGCGCTCGCGAGTCGTCTCGAGGGGCTTCTCGCAGATGACGTGTTTGCCGCGCTCCGCGGCGGCGACGGTGTACTCGCCGTGAGTGGCGTTGGGCGTCGCGACGTAGACCGCGTCGTAGGAGTCCGCGTGGTCGCCGGCCAGAAACGCGTCGTAGCCGAGGACGTGGGGAACGTCGAACGACTCGGCGACGGCCCGCGTGCGATCTGACGAGCCGGTGACCAGCGCCGTCGTCTCGCAGTACCGACCCGCCGCGATCGCCGGGAGCGCGCGATTCCGGGCGAAGCCGCCGACGCCGACGACGGCGAGTCGAACCGTTTCGTCGGGCGATTCGTCCTCCCAGTCCCGCCGGGTGAAGTGCGTGAAGACTTCCTCGAGCGCCATATCCGCTCTAGGGACGCGAGCGGAAAGGAGCCACTGCACGGAGAGGTGACTGTCAGCGAGAACGACCTATAGACCAGGCTGAACCACGGGCAATCAGTTTTCGTCCGTCATATCCATCGATGGTATTCCGCCGGTGTGCAGTATCGAAGGAAAAACTTCTTCAACGGAGCGGTGTGACGTGGAGTTACCCACAGGTGACGTGAAATGGTCAAAATGGAAACGGCGGAGCTGGAGACCGATTTGAGTCTGTTCAAATACGATAATCTCGAACAACTACCGCCTCGATACCGTGATCTCGAAGAAGACGAGCGCACGAAGCGCATCGAGGCGGCGCTCGAGGAACTCGGCGACGACGTCGTGATCCTCGGGCACAACTATCAGCGCCGGGAGATCGTCGAGCACGCCGACTTCATCGGCGACTCCTACCAGCTCTCGAAGGAAGCCGCGAACGCGGACGCCGAGTACGTGATTTTCGGTGGCGTGACGTTCATGGCCGAGAGCGCGGACATCATCACCGACGACGACCAGACGGTGATCCTCCCCAGTATGGAGGCCTCGTGTCCGATGGCCGGGATGGCCGAGGCCCTGCAGGTCGACAGCGCGTGGGCCGAGATCACCGACGCGGCGCCCGACGCCGACATCGTCCCGATCACGTACATGAACTCCTACGCGGACCTAAAGGCCTTCTGTGCGAGTCAGGGCGGGCTGGTCTGTACCTCATCCAACGCCCACAAGGCCTTCGAGTACGCCTTCGAGCGGGGCGACAAGGTCCTCTTCCTCCCCGACAAGCACCTCGGAGAGAACACGGCCCACCGGCTGGACATGGAAGACGAGATCGCCGAGTGGGACCCGTGGGACCCCGAGGGCAAGGACGCCGAAGAGGTCGCCGAGAGCGATATCATCCTCTGGGACGGCTACTGCCAGGTCCACGAGCGGTTCCGCGAGGACCACATCGCCGAGATCCGCGAGGAACACCCCGAGGCCAACGTGGTCGTCCACCCCGAGTGTCGCCGCGAGGTCGTCGAGGCCGCCGACGTCGTCGGCTCGACGAGCACGATCTGCGAGACGGTCGCGAACGCCGACCCCGGCGAGACCTGGGCCATCGGCACCGAGATCCACCTGACCAACCACCTCCAGCGCTGGCACCCGGAGGTGAACGTCCTGCCGCTCTGCGGCGACGCCTGCATGGACTGCAACGCCATGCGCCAGATCGATCCGAACTATCTGACCTGGGTCCTCGAGGAGCTCGTCGCGGGCCGCGAACGCAACGTCATCGAGGTCGCCCCCGAGGAGAAGGAACTCGCGGGCGTCGCGCTCGACC from Haloterrigena sp. KLK7 includes these protein-coding regions:
- the gfo6 gene encoding D-xylose 1-dehydrogenase Gfo6, whose amino-acid sequence is MALEEVFTHFTRRDWEDESPDETVRLAVVGVGGFARNRALPAIAAGRYCETTALVTGSSDRTRAVAESFDVPHVLGYDAFLAGDHADSYDAVYVATPNATHGEYTVAAAERGKHVICEKPLETTRERALGIVDACEAADVTLMTAYRLQTEPTVRRARELVRSGVIGDIVQVHGGFSHPLLEDAGPDTWRLDPDLAGGGALVDLGVYPLNTIRFVLEADPTGVYATTHSSGAPFDAVDEHVAFQLEFESGATASCTASFDAHASSQLELVGTEGKIHVESPFGGVVPQEMVVESGDVRMEYTGPPVDEVREEFDYFGYCVLTGTAPEPDGEDGLVDLEAIEAAYESAETGCRVGLE
- the nadA gene encoding quinolinate synthase NadA; translation: MVKMETAELETDLSLFKYDNLEQLPPRYRDLEEDERTKRIEAALEELGDDVVILGHNYQRREIVEHADFIGDSYQLSKEAANADAEYVIFGGVTFMAESADIITDDDQTVILPSMEASCPMAGMAEALQVDSAWAEITDAAPDADIVPITYMNSYADLKAFCASQGGLVCTSSNAHKAFEYAFERGDKVLFLPDKHLGENTAHRLDMEDEIAEWDPWDPEGKDAEEVAESDIILWDGYCQVHERFREDHIAEIREEHPEANVVVHPECRREVVEAADVVGSTSTICETVANADPGETWAIGTEIHLTNHLQRWHPEVNVLPLCGDACMDCNAMRQIDPNYLTWVLEELVAGRERNVIEVAPEEKELAGVALDRMLEI